One window from the genome of Cryobacterium sp. GrIS_2_6 encodes:
- a CDS encoding MIP/aquaporin family protein: MDNIGVVFLSEVVGTAMLVLLGTGVVANVALAKNKGLGGGFLMVTIGWGFAVFSGVIVAYNSGAHLNPAVTLGLVASGATEFGSGVPVNFLSVVVYIAAQFLGAIIGAVFCWLAYKQHFDQEPNPANKLGVFSTGPAIRSYGWNLVTEIIGTFVLVFVVIAFGGGRQGTSGGLAALGALPVALLVIVIGTSLGGPTGYAINPARDLGPRIAHFILPIKGKGSSDWAYSWVPVVGPVIGGVLAGWASYALLPILT; this comes from the coding sequence GTGGACAATATTGGAGTCGTATTTTTGTCGGAGGTCGTGGGCACCGCGATGCTCGTCCTCCTCGGTACCGGTGTCGTAGCCAACGTGGCCCTGGCCAAGAACAAAGGTCTCGGCGGCGGCTTCCTGATGGTCACCATCGGGTGGGGTTTCGCCGTCTTCTCCGGCGTCATCGTGGCGTACAACTCAGGTGCGCACCTCAACCCCGCCGTGACGCTCGGCCTCGTCGCATCGGGCGCGACCGAGTTCGGCTCCGGGGTCCCTGTGAACTTCCTGTCGGTGGTCGTCTACATCGCCGCTCAGTTCCTCGGCGCCATCATCGGGGCCGTGTTCTGCTGGCTCGCGTACAAGCAGCACTTCGACCAGGAACCGAACCCGGCGAACAAACTCGGCGTCTTCTCGACCGGCCCGGCCATCCGCTCCTACGGCTGGAACCTCGTCACCGAGATCATCGGCACCTTCGTTCTGGTCTTCGTCGTGATCGCCTTCGGCGGCGGACGGCAGGGCACGTCCGGCGGCCTCGCCGCCCTGGGCGCCCTGCCAGTGGCCCTGCTCGTCATCGTGATCGGCACCTCGCTCGGTGGGCCGACCGGGTACGCGATCAACCCGGCCCGTGACCTGGGACCGCGCATCGCGCACTTCATCCTGCCGATCAAGGGCAAGGGCTCGTCAGACTGGGCGTACTCCTGGGTGCCGGTCGTCGGACCCGTCATCGGCGGCGTCCTCGCCGGATGGGCCTCGTACGCTCTCCTGCCGATTCTCACCTAG
- a CDS encoding toxic anion resistance protein encodes MADSSLDLSTPTPGERPAAAATTAPRVDTGLVLVPPNAVPDIGGTQASAMMPINDARTEELSGRARAFVADLIDRDPSAPEFQKKISDVAQMGRDEIRAASEASNRMLQRPVAALAAARGKGDEADAQRRVASTLVELRGTIEDLDPSNADGGVAQFLLNLIPFRDKLRSYFARYASAQSQLNKIIHSLQNGQDALLKDNAAVEGEKVRLWETMNRLQEYALLTSALDTQLVEQIDRVRMTDPARADALMSDLLFTIRQKHQDLLTQLAVSAQGYLALDVVRKNNVELIKGVERATTTTISALRTAVIVAQALANQKLVLDQITALNTTTSNLIASTSQMLKTQSVAISEQSASATISLESLETAFQNIYETMDALDSYKLKAVATMAQTVDTLQTRLAEATAYLERARPEAH; translated from the coding sequence ATGGCAGACTCATCCCTCGATCTGAGCACTCCCACACCGGGCGAGAGGCCGGCCGCCGCTGCGACGACAGCACCGCGCGTCGACACCGGACTTGTGCTCGTGCCGCCGAACGCTGTCCCGGACATCGGCGGCACCCAGGCCAGCGCGATGATGCCGATCAACGACGCCCGCACTGAGGAACTCTCCGGACGCGCCAGAGCCTTCGTCGCCGACCTCATCGACCGCGATCCCTCGGCCCCGGAATTCCAGAAGAAGATCTCAGACGTGGCCCAGATGGGCCGGGACGAGATCCGGGCCGCGTCCGAGGCCAGCAACCGGATGCTCCAGCGCCCGGTCGCAGCGCTTGCCGCCGCGCGCGGAAAAGGCGACGAGGCCGACGCGCAACGGCGCGTCGCCAGCACACTCGTCGAACTGCGCGGAACCATCGAAGACCTTGACCCGTCCAATGCCGACGGCGGGGTTGCCCAGTTCCTCCTGAACCTGATCCCGTTCCGGGACAAGCTCCGCAGCTATTTCGCCCGGTACGCCTCTGCACAGAGCCAGCTCAACAAGATCATCCACTCGCTTCAGAACGGCCAGGACGCCCTCCTCAAAGACAATGCGGCGGTCGAGGGGGAAAAGGTACGGCTCTGGGAGACGATGAATCGCCTGCAGGAGTACGCCCTCCTCACGAGCGCACTCGACACCCAACTCGTGGAGCAGATCGACAGAGTCAGGATGACCGACCCGGCCAGGGCCGACGCGCTCATGAGCGATCTCCTCTTCACGATCCGCCAGAAGCACCAGGACCTGCTCACCCAGCTTGCCGTGAGCGCCCAGGGCTACCTCGCCCTCGACGTCGTGCGGAAGAACAATGTCGAACTCATCAAGGGCGTCGAACGGGCAACGACGACGACCATCTCCGCCCTGCGCACGGCCGTGATCGTGGCACAGGCGCTGGCCAACCAGAAGCTCGTCCTCGACCAGATCACCGCCCTCAACACGACGACCTCGAACCTGATCGCCTCGACCTCGCAAATGCTCAAGACCCAGTCTGTTGCCATCAGCGAGCAGTCGGCATCCGCCACCATCAGCCTCGAATCGTTGGAAACGGCCTTCCAGAACATCTACGAGACCATGGATGCCCTGGACAGCTACAAGCTCAAGGCCGTCGCGACGATGGCCCAGACGGTCGACACCCTTCAGACCCGCCTGGCCGAGGCAACCGCATACCTCGAGCGAGCGCGGCCGGAAGCCCACTGA
- the dhaK gene encoding dihydroxyacetone kinase subunit DhaK, whose amino-acid sequence MKKLVNDPKNVVDEAVAGFAAAHGDIVRVSSDPAFIVRADAPVSGKVGLVSGGGSGHEPLHGGFVGVGMLDAAVPGAVFTSPTPDPILAATQAVNGGAGVLHIVKNYTGDVLNFETAADLALADGIEVRTVIVNDDVAVKDSLYTAGRRGVAGTVLVEKIAGAAAERGDDLASVAAVAEKVIGQVRTMGVALTPCVVPHAGEPSFTLAEDEIEIGIGIHGEPGRERIKLEPADAIVDRLLGPILEDIPFVSGDSVLLLVNGMGGTPQIELYIVFRRAAEVLAAKGITVTRTLVGNFTTSLEMQGMSITVLKLDDELTRLWDAPVQTAALRWGR is encoded by the coding sequence ATGAAAAAGCTCGTCAATGATCCCAAGAACGTCGTCGATGAGGCCGTGGCCGGGTTTGCAGCCGCGCACGGCGACATCGTGCGCGTATCCAGCGACCCTGCTTTCATCGTCCGCGCCGATGCCCCGGTGTCAGGCAAGGTCGGCCTGGTCAGTGGAGGCGGAAGCGGCCATGAGCCGCTGCACGGCGGATTCGTCGGCGTCGGCATGCTCGACGCCGCCGTGCCCGGAGCGGTCTTCACCTCGCCGACCCCCGATCCCATCCTCGCGGCGACGCAGGCGGTCAACGGCGGCGCAGGGGTGCTGCACATCGTGAAGAACTACACCGGGGACGTACTCAATTTCGAGACGGCCGCCGACCTGGCCCTCGCGGACGGCATCGAGGTCCGCACTGTCATCGTCAATGACGACGTCGCCGTGAAGGATTCGCTGTACACCGCCGGACGTCGCGGAGTCGCCGGGACGGTCCTCGTCGAGAAGATCGCCGGAGCTGCGGCCGAACGCGGCGACGACCTCGCCTCCGTTGCCGCCGTCGCGGAGAAGGTGATCGGGCAGGTTCGCACGATGGGCGTGGCGCTGACGCCGTGTGTCGTCCCGCACGCGGGAGAGCCGAGCTTCACCCTTGCAGAGGACGAGATCGAAATCGGCATCGGTATCCACGGCGAGCCGGGTCGGGAGCGGATCAAGCTCGAACCCGCAGACGCCATCGTCGACCGTCTCCTCGGCCCGATTCTCGAGGACATCCCGTTCGTGAGCGGGGATTCGGTGCTCCTCCTCGTGAACGGCATGGGCGGCACTCCCCAGATCGAGCTCTATATCGTCTTCCGAAGGGCCGCCGAGGTCCTTGCTGCAAAGGGGATCACCGTCACGCGCACGCTGGTCGGGAATTTCACCACGTCCCTCGAAATGCAGGGCATGTCCATCACGGTTCTCAAGCTCGATGACGAGCTCACCAGGCTCTGGGATGCGCCGGTGCAGACTGCGGCGCTACGGTGGGGACGGTAG
- the trpD gene encoding anthranilate phosphoribosyltransferase — protein MLEIQSWPNVLSALLSGEDLSVSDAAWSMEQVMQGHATQAQIAGFLVALRAKGETVDEIVGFRDAILEHAVALPVNPMALDIVGTGGDRFGTVNISTMASIVCAGAGVPVIKHGNRAASSASGASDVLSALGIDLTLSAEKVAEILDATGITFAYAAAFHPGFRHAGPVRAELGIPTVFNYLGPLCNPARPEASAVGVAGLDRVPLIVGVFQTRGAAALVFRGDDGLDELTTTGHSHVWEVSRGLVTEHDIDPRELGIRRASISELLGGDPAHNAEVVHQTLAGQAGAVRDIVLLNAAAGLVAFDLAKNPVSAQSSILDRFRDKLAVAAESIDSGAATAKLAEWVAASRA, from the coding sequence ATGCTCGAAATCCAGTCCTGGCCCAATGTCCTCAGCGCCCTGCTCAGTGGAGAGGACCTGAGCGTCTCCGATGCGGCGTGGAGCATGGAGCAAGTGATGCAGGGGCACGCGACCCAGGCCCAGATCGCCGGGTTCCTCGTCGCCTTGCGCGCCAAGGGGGAGACTGTCGACGAGATCGTCGGCTTTCGTGACGCCATCCTCGAGCATGCCGTCGCCCTCCCGGTCAACCCGATGGCGCTCGATATCGTCGGCACCGGGGGTGATCGTTTCGGCACCGTCAATATTTCAACGATGGCTTCGATCGTGTGTGCCGGCGCGGGCGTTCCGGTGATCAAGCACGGGAACAGGGCCGCGAGTTCGGCATCGGGTGCCTCGGACGTGCTCTCGGCGCTGGGCATCGACCTGACCCTCTCCGCCGAGAAGGTCGCGGAGATCCTCGACGCGACCGGGATCACCTTCGCCTATGCGGCGGCATTCCACCCAGGATTCCGTCACGCCGGACCGGTCAGGGCAGAGCTGGGCATCCCGACGGTGTTCAACTACCTCGGCCCGCTCTGCAACCCGGCCCGTCCGGAAGCCTCCGCTGTCGGTGTCGCCGGACTCGACCGGGTACCGCTCATCGTCGGCGTTTTCCAGACCCGCGGGGCTGCCGCGCTCGTCTTCCGCGGGGATGACGGTCTCGATGAACTCACGACGACCGGTCACAGTCACGTCTGGGAGGTGTCCCGGGGCCTCGTGACCGAGCATGACATCGACCCGCGCGAGCTCGGCATCCGCCGCGCCTCGATAAGCGAACTCCTCGGCGGCGACCCGGCGCACAACGCCGAGGTCGTGCACCAGACGCTCGCCGGACAGGCGGGTGCCGTGCGGGACATCGTGCTCCTCAACGCAGCGGCCGGTCTTGTCGCCTTCGATCTCGCGAAGAATCCGGTGTCCGCGCAGTCGAGCATTCTCGACAGATTCCGCGACAAGCTGGCCGTGGCAGCGGAATCCATCGATTCAGGGGCCGCCACGGCCAAGCTCGCCGAATGGGTCGCGGCCAGCCGCGCGTAG
- the dhaM gene encoding dihydroxyacetone kinase phosphoryl donor subunit DhaM translates to MSESALPTPVALVGLVFVSHSSLIAKGLVDLARQMAPTVRMLPAGGTDDDRIGTSFAKVAAGIEAAEAGRGVVVLCDLGSAILTAESALDFLDDDTRSRVVIVDAPLVEGAVAAAVAAQIGGDLSAVESAARSARAQHSGPPSAQAPLPAADAGSGQSGADTTVARTVTLINADGLHARPAAEFVTLAATLGVPVTVNGRDAASLLAIMGLGLTRGARVELSASGAGAAAAVDALATLLESGFGEA, encoded by the coding sequence ATGAGTGAGTCGGCGCTCCCGACCCCCGTCGCACTCGTCGGCCTCGTCTTCGTGTCGCACAGCTCACTGATCGCAAAGGGTCTCGTCGATCTCGCCCGCCAGATGGCGCCGACCGTGCGGATGCTGCCGGCAGGCGGCACCGACGACGACCGGATCGGAACGAGCTTCGCCAAGGTGGCGGCGGGCATCGAGGCCGCAGAGGCAGGCAGGGGAGTCGTCGTGCTCTGCGACCTCGGCTCCGCAATCCTGACCGCGGAGTCAGCGCTCGATTTCCTCGATGACGACACTCGATCCCGGGTCGTCATCGTCGACGCACCTCTTGTCGAGGGAGCCGTCGCCGCCGCCGTCGCCGCGCAGATCGGTGGCGACCTTTCTGCCGTGGAGTCGGCGGCCCGATCGGCCAGGGCGCAGCACTCGGGTCCGCCCTCGGCCCAGGCACCCCTCCCGGCCGCAGATGCCGGGTCCGGTCAGTCGGGGGCCGACACGACGGTGGCGCGGACGGTGACCCTGATCAACGCTGACGGCCTGCACGCCCGGCCCGCCGCAGAGTTCGTGACCCTCGCCGCCACGCTCGGCGTTCCGGTCACGGTCAACGGCCGCGATGCCGCGAGCCTGCTGGCCATCATGGGTCTCGGGTTGACCCGTGGCGCACGGGTTGAACTCTCGGCAAGCGGTGCCGGCGCGGCCGCGGCGGTCGACGCCCTCGCCACGCTCCTCGAATCGGGGTTCGGGGAGGCCTGA
- the glpK gene encoding glycerol kinase GlpK produces MAQYVIAIDQGTTSSRAIIFDKAGSIVSTGQLEHEQIFPRAGWVEHDPMEIWNNTREVIGQALSKANLTRHDIDAVGITNQRETAVVWDRTTGLPVYNAIVWQDTRTQPIVDRLAADGGVERFKKQVGLPLATYFSGTKIVWILENVEGARAKADAGELMFGTTDSWVLWNLTGGLEGGVHATDVTNASRTMFMDLETLQWDDDILAAFNVPRSMLPEIRSSSEVYGIASEHSLLRETPISGILGDQQAATFGQAAFDQGEAKNTYGTGNFLIFNTGTEIVHSQNGLLTTVGYKLGDGETHYALEGSIAVTGALVQWLRDNLGMISSSEEVETLAKSVDDNGGAYFVPAFSGLFAPYWRSDARGALVGLTRFVNKGHIARAALEATAFQTREVIDAVNADSGVPLTEIKVDGGMIANNTLMQFQADILGVPVVRPVVAETTALGAAYAAGLAVGFWSDLDELRANWQEDSRWTPQMTVAERDRQLRNWKKAVTKTFGWVDEDVL; encoded by the coding sequence ATGGCCCAATACGTCATCGCCATCGACCAGGGCACCACGAGTTCGCGGGCGATCATCTTCGACAAGGCGGGGTCGATCGTCTCGACCGGCCAGCTCGAGCACGAACAGATCTTCCCGCGCGCCGGCTGGGTCGAGCACGACCCGATGGAGATCTGGAACAACACCCGCGAGGTCATCGGGCAGGCACTGTCCAAGGCGAACCTGACCCGGCACGACATCGACGCCGTCGGCATCACCAACCAGCGTGAGACCGCCGTGGTCTGGGACCGCACCACCGGGCTCCCCGTCTACAACGCGATCGTCTGGCAGGACACCCGCACCCAGCCCATCGTCGACCGGCTCGCCGCCGACGGTGGTGTCGAGCGCTTCAAGAAGCAGGTCGGCCTGCCCCTGGCGACGTATTTCTCGGGCACGAAGATCGTCTGGATCCTCGAGAACGTCGAGGGCGCCCGGGCCAAGGCGGATGCCGGCGAGCTGATGTTCGGGACGACGGACTCCTGGGTGCTCTGGAACCTCACCGGCGGCCTCGAGGGCGGCGTGCACGCGACTGACGTCACCAACGCGAGCCGCACAATGTTCATGGACCTCGAAACCCTGCAATGGGACGACGACATCCTCGCCGCCTTCAACGTGCCCCGGTCGATGCTGCCCGAGATCCGGTCTTCCTCCGAGGTCTACGGCATCGCGAGCGAACACAGCCTGCTGCGCGAGACCCCGATTTCGGGCATCCTGGGCGACCAGCAGGCAGCGACCTTCGGTCAGGCCGCGTTCGACCAAGGCGAGGCGAAGAACACCTACGGCACCGGTAACTTCCTGATCTTCAACACCGGCACCGAGATCGTGCACTCCCAGAACGGCCTCCTCACCACCGTGGGCTACAAGCTCGGCGACGGCGAGACGCACTACGCGCTCGAGGGGTCGATCGCCGTCACCGGCGCGCTCGTGCAGTGGCTGCGCGACAACCTCGGCATGATCAGTTCATCCGAAGAGGTCGAGACGCTCGCGAAGTCCGTCGACGACAACGGCGGCGCCTACTTCGTGCCGGCGTTCTCCGGGCTGTTCGCGCCGTACTGGCGTTCGGACGCCCGGGGCGCCCTCGTCGGGCTGACCCGGTTCGTGAACAAGGGTCACATCGCCAGGGCTGCCCTCGAGGCGACCGCGTTCCAGACCCGGGAGGTGATCGACGCGGTCAACGCCGACTCCGGGGTCCCGCTCACCGAGATCAAGGTCGACGGCGGCATGATCGCCAACAACACGCTCATGCAGTTCCAGGCCGACATCCTCGGCGTGCCCGTCGTCCGGCCCGTCGTCGCGGAGACCACGGCGCTCGGTGCCGCATACGCGGCCGGCCTCGCGGTCGGCTTTTGGAGCGACCTCGACGAGCTCCGCGCCAACTGGCAGGAGGACAGTCGCTGGACGCCGCAGATGACGGTCGCCGAGCGCGACCGGCAGCTGCGCAACTGGAAGAAGGCCGTCACGAAGACCTTCGGCTGGGTCGACGAGGACGTGCTTTAG
- the dhaL gene encoding dihydroxyacetone kinase subunit DhaL — MNLSVTWAEAWIRQCVDVIADHRVELITLDRDIGDGDHGENMDRGFQAVLGKLDALPAGSVPGDVFKLVATTLISTVGGAAGPLYGTAFLKAAVAVAGKPDLDGAAVVALLAAARDGIVLRGKAESGDKTMVDAWTPAVNAAAAAERAGATPVAILVEAADAAEAGAVATEPLIARKGRASYLGERAIGHRDPGAQSSALLLRAAADTAEQVADE, encoded by the coding sequence GTGAATCTGAGTGTCACCTGGGCTGAAGCCTGGATCCGGCAGTGTGTGGACGTTATCGCCGACCATCGCGTGGAGTTGATCACCCTCGACAGGGACATCGGCGACGGCGACCACGGTGAGAACATGGACCGTGGTTTCCAAGCGGTGCTCGGGAAACTCGATGCGCTCCCGGCCGGCTCCGTCCCCGGCGACGTCTTCAAACTCGTTGCGACGACACTCATCTCCACGGTGGGCGGCGCCGCAGGACCGCTCTACGGAACGGCTTTCCTGAAAGCGGCCGTCGCGGTGGCTGGGAAGCCGGACCTGGACGGTGCCGCGGTCGTCGCATTGCTGGCGGCGGCACGCGACGGAATCGTACTCAGAGGCAAGGCGGAGAGCGGCGACAAGACCATGGTCGACGCCTGGACTCCCGCTGTGAACGCTGCAGCTGCCGCGGAACGCGCCGGAGCGACGCCCGTCGCCATCCTCGTCGAGGCCGCGGATGCTGCGGAGGCCGGCGCGGTTGCGACGGAGCCGCTCATCGCACGCAAGGGACGCGCGAGCTATCTCGGCGAACGCGCCATCGGGCATCGCGATCCGGGTGCCCAGTCCAGTGCCCTGCTTCTGCGTGCTGCCGCCGACACCGCTGAGCAGGTTGCGGATGAGTGA
- a CDS encoding heme-copper oxidase subunit III, protein MTHPHPHGAHPGCEIGHNGRVTSPSITYSATAPVVNRPNSVAVGTIVWLGSEVMFFAGLFAIYFTLRSTSPELWQFEAEKHNFPYALVNTLILVSSSITCQFGVFAAERLQARSTGWKPSQWGMVEWFFLTYALGAVFVSGQIWEYATLVSEGVSLQSNAYGSAFYLTTGFHGIHVTAGLIAFLLVIGRGFAVKNFGHKEATSAIVVSYYWHFVDVVWIGLFLVIYVLK, encoded by the coding sequence ATGACGCACCCGCATCCGCATGGTGCGCACCCCGGCTGCGAAATCGGCCATAATGGACGAGTGACGAGCCCTTCGATAACTTATTCAGCCACAGCGCCCGTGGTTAATCGGCCCAACAGCGTTGCTGTCGGCACCATTGTGTGGCTGGGCAGCGAAGTCATGTTCTTCGCGGGCCTGTTCGCCATCTACTTCACGCTTCGTTCGACATCGCCGGAACTCTGGCAATTCGAAGCCGAGAAGCACAATTTTCCCTACGCACTCGTGAACACCCTGATCCTCGTTTCCTCGTCGATCACGTGCCAGTTCGGCGTGTTCGCCGCGGAGCGTCTCCAGGCCCGCTCAACGGGCTGGAAGCCCAGCCAGTGGGGCATGGTGGAATGGTTCTTCCTGACGTACGCCCTCGGCGCCGTCTTCGTCTCCGGGCAGATCTGGGAGTACGCCACCCTGGTCTCCGAAGGCGTGTCGCTGCAGAGCAACGCATACGGCTCGGCCTTCTACCTCACCACCGGGTTCCACGGCATCCACGTCACGGCCGGCCTGATCGCCTTCCTCCTCGTCATCGGTCGCGGGTTCGCGGTCAAGAACTTCGGTCACAAGGAGGCGACGAGCGCCATCGTCGTCTCGTACTACTGGCACTTCGTCGATGTCGTCTGGATCGGCCTCTTCCTCGTCATTTACGTCCTCAAATAG